TAAAATTGGTGTCTGGCCCTTTGTGCAAGAGATTCCTGCTGCTAGAAGAAGTGAGTATAGAGCAAGAGGGACCATTGAAATCAAGTCCGTCAACGTGAACCGACGAGTAATGAGGAGGTATATGATAGAAAAAGTGGTTCCTGGAATAAAGGAAGTCTGGCCCGCAGATGATACTAATCCAATATTGATCCAGCACGATAATGCAAGAACGCACATTCTTCCCAGTGATGCAGagtttgcagaagttgtggctACAACTGGTCTGGACATTAAAATAATAAACCAGCCTCCAAATTCTCCTGATCTAAACACACTTGATCTTGGATATTTCAGATCCCTTGAGTCTTTGACCGACTGTAGAGCACCCACAACTATCAAAGAACTGATTCAAGGTGTGCAGGAAGAATTTGATGAGTGTGATGCCGGAAAAATCAACAGAATATTTCTAACACTTTAGACCGTCATGGTAGAAGTGATGAACCATGGAGGGGAAAATTCATACAAAATTTCACATTTGCGCAAGGATAGATTGGAAAGGCAAGGAATCCTACCACCTAGGATTCACTTTCCTCGTGAAGTTTATGAACATGCCATGGATATTCTAGAACAAGATGTCCAGTGAGCTTGGATTGGAAAGGGGGAGATACCGTACTCCATGTTTGGCTTGTAGTGAAAGGCTTGTACTCCATGTTTGTAGTGGAAAGGCATTGACTAGTGTGGAAAGGAGAGGAGAGGATAGGAGAGGAGAGGCAAGGAGAGGAGATGCTTGTACTCGATGTTTGTAATGGAAAGTCTTGTACTCGATGTTTGTAATGGAAAGTCTTGTACTCGATGTCTgtagtggaaaggagaggagaGGATATGAATTTCTGAATTTTAGGAATTTTATATGAATTTAGGAAGTTCCAGAATTTATCCCAGAATTTTATATGAAATTTCTGAATTTGTGGAA
The Aegilops tauschii subsp. strangulata cultivar AL8/78 chromosome 3, Aet v6.0, whole genome shotgun sequence genome window above contains:
- the LOC120975606 gene encoding uncharacterized protein, which produces MNLDLKQVLNLHEKKLIWNSKKKLTWKSKKKLTWNSKKKKKQCMVKQQWFYMTKMNRCYYLLPEEDDPVRTVQNKNCIGEVMFLTAVARPRYDAEGNMTFSGKIGVWPFVQEIPAARRSEYRARGTIEIKSVNVNRRVMRRYMIEKVVPGIKEVWPADDTNPILIQHDNARTHILPSDAEFAEVVATTGLDIKIINQPPNSPDLNTLDLGYFRSLESLTDCRAPTTIKELIQGVQEEFDECDAGKINRIFLTL